Proteins from one Lachnospiraceae bacterium genomic window:
- a CDS encoding rhomboid family intramembrane serine protease yields the protein MWMDKLERKFGRFAIPNLMKYIIFGNVLVYILTLWQPNALLYMALLPDAVMQGEVWRLLTFIFIAPTGNVLLTALSLYCYYWIGGALENAWGAFRFNLYYLIGVLATIIVSFIFKVPGVPTYINQTMFLALASLYPEAPIRMFYIIPMKAKWAGIVGAASLAYDFIIVGSIAPSIRWLILASLVNYMLFFLPLVWQRIKNKQRRRAYESQIARGRASKASSEYRRAGQRPAAHKEETGKIIKGVAFHRCHVCGITDVDDPNMTFRYCSQCNGNYEYCENHLHNHEHVQ from the coding sequence ATGTGGATGGATAAGCTGGAACGAAAATTTGGCCGCTTTGCGATTCCAAATTTGATGAAATATATTATCTTCGGCAATGTGCTGGTTTATATTTTAACGCTTTGGCAGCCGAATGCATTGCTGTATATGGCGCTGCTGCCGGATGCTGTTATGCAGGGAGAGGTATGGCGGCTGCTTACCTTTATTTTTATCGCGCCCACAGGCAATGTTTTGCTGACGGCGCTTTCGCTGTATTGTTATTATTGGATCGGCGGCGCACTTGAAAATGCATGGGGCGCTTTCCGGTTTAATTTATATTATTTGATTGGTGTGCTGGCTACGATTATCGTTTCTTTTATTTTTAAGGTACCGGGCGTGCCCACCTATATCAATCAGACAATGTTTTTAGCTTTGGCGTCTTTGTATCCGGAAGCGCCGATCCGTATGTTTTATATTATTCCGATGAAGGCGAAGTGGGCCGGGATTGTAGGTGCTGCCTCTTTGGCCTATGACTTTATTATTGTTGGATCGATTGCGCCCAGCATTCGCTGGCTGATTCTGGCATCCCTGGTCAATTATATGCTGTTTTTCCTGCCGCTTGTTTGGCAGCGGATTAAAAATAAACAGAGAAGAAGAGCCTATGAGAGTCAGATTGCGCGCGGGCGCGCCTCGAAGGCATCATCAGAATACCGGCGGGCCGGACAGAGGCCGGCGGCCCATAAAGAGGAAACGGGAAAGATTATTAAAGGGGTAGCGTTCCACCGGTGTCATGTGTGCGGTATCACCGATGTGGATGATCCGAATATGACATTCCGGTATTGCTCACAGTGTAACGGAAATTATGAGTATTGTGAAAATCATTTGCATAATCATGAGCATGTTCAGTAA
- a CDS encoding AI-2E family transporter translates to MRLPEEHESFKERVTIVSRMIFLVIVGTLLMTFIIYRFKDVKEMVDGVGSILSPIFYGIAIAYLLDPICKSLQQRLLPLLKKRAKGEKIAKGLSITIGMAIGIALVAVLIGMIVPGLMESITTIIEEMPKQVENFIHWLQQTAHGDTQAMETFSTVIAKATDAVEDWLKTDLVSTMGNVVTAVTTGVIDAVMFVFNFLVGLVVAVYVLVDKQKFLGQSKKLVYTIFKPKTADTVIDTARHGHKIFGGFLYGKILDSAIVGVITFIVLTILKTPYALLVSVIIGVTNIIPFFGPFIGAIPSAILILLAEPIQGLYFIIFIIVMQQIDGNIIGPKILGNTTGISEFWVTFALLLFGGIFGFLGMIVGVPLFAVVYYVAVLLINKQLEKKQLPTDSALYREAENIEDLRKRQQQEKGEQNEDLRT, encoded by the coding sequence ATGCGTCTGCCGGAGGAGCATGAGAGCTTTAAAGAGCGGGTGACGATCGTAAGCCGGATGATCTTTTTGGTGATCGTGGGCACATTGCTGATGACCTTTATCATCTATCGGTTTAAAGATGTGAAAGAAATGGTGGATGGAGTCGGCAGTATTTTAAGTCCGATTTTTTATGGAATTGCCATTGCGTATCTGCTGGACCCGATATGCAAGAGTCTTCAGCAGCGGTTACTGCCCTTGCTGAAGAAAAGGGCTAAGGGAGAGAAGATTGCAAAAGGACTCTCCATCACCATCGGCATGGCGATTGGGATTGCGCTGGTCGCAGTTTTGATTGGCATGATCGTACCGGGCCTCATGGAAAGTATTACGACGATTATTGAAGAGATGCCCAAGCAGGTAGAAAATTTTATTCATTGGCTGCAGCAGACAGCACACGGCGATACGCAGGCAATGGAGACATTCAGCACGGTCATCGCCAAAGCAACGGATGCCGTAGAGGACTGGCTTAAAACCGATCTGGTCTCCACAATGGGCAATGTTGTGACAGCAGTTACAACAGGCGTAATTGATGCAGTTATGTTTGTCTTTAATTTTCTGGTGGGTCTTGTGGTTGCTGTGTATGTGCTGGTGGACAAGCAGAAGTTTCTGGGGCAGAGCAAAAAACTGGTATACACCATATTTAAGCCTAAAACAGCGGACACAGTGATCGACACAGCGCGGCACGGACATAAAATATTCGGCGGATTTTTGTATGGAAAAATTCTCGATTCAGCCATCGTAGGGGTGATCACCTTCATTGTGCTGACCATTTTAAAAACGCCCTATGCATTGCTGGTCAGTGTGATCATTGGCGTTACCAATATCATCCCCTTTTTCGGGCCCTTTATCGGGGCGATTCCTTCGGCGATTCTGATTTTGTTGGCAGAGCCCATACAGGGTCTGTATTTCATCATTTTTATTATTGTTATGCAGCAGATCGACGGCAATATTATCGGACCGAAGATTCTGGGAAATACAACGGGCATATCGGAGTTTTGGGTAACCTTTGCCCTGCTCCTGTTTGGCGGTATTTTCGGATTCTTAGGCATGATCGTAGGCGTACCGCTGTTTGCGGTTGTATATTATGTGGCTGTACTGCTGATCAATAAGCAGCTGGAGAAAAAGCAGCTGCCTACAGATTCAGCATTATATCGCGAGGCAGAAAATATAGAAGATTTAAGAAAACGGCAGCAACAAGAGAAAGGAGAGCAAAATGAAGATTTACGGACATAG
- a CDS encoding glycerophosphodiester phosphodiesterase, with protein MKIYGHRGASGHAPENTMEAFELAAKMGAHGIELDVQLTKDHQLVVFHDGSMKRTARWNKTTEEGKQGDPVEGMVGDYTLAQIQEMEAGSWFGETWRGARIPTMEEVYRWMQGNKLEVNIEIKVSDNRYFAELTEKTLALADRYGVSSRLLISSFCHPALAESQKLKPEIPTGILYSELFYRPEGYAQIVGAKALHPHFKQITAEDIQRSHETGVMVNVWTPNTEEELADCMAMQADGIITNYPDRALALSRGE; from the coding sequence ATGAAGATTTACGGACATAGGGGAGCCAGTGGGCATGCGCCCGAAAATACGATGGAGGCCTTTGAGCTGGCGGCAAAAATGGGAGCGCATGGAATTGAACTGGATGTGCAGCTGACCAAGGACCATCAGCTGGTGGTCTTTCATGACGGCAGCATGAAGCGCACAGCCAGATGGAACAAAACAACGGAGGAAGGCAAGCAGGGGGATCCGGTTGAAGGCATGGTCGGAGACTATACGCTGGCACAGATTCAGGAGATGGAGGCTGGCAGCTGGTTTGGCGAGACCTGGCGCGGCGCTCGGATTCCGACGATGGAAGAGGTATACCGCTGGATGCAGGGAAACAAGCTGGAGGTCAATATCGAGATCAAGGTTTCTGATAACAGGTATTTTGCTGAATTGACAGAAAAAACATTGGCGCTGGCGGATCGCTACGGAGTCAGCAGCCGCCTTCTCATTTCTTCTTTCTGTCATCCTGCGCTGGCGGAGAGCCAGAAACTTAAACCGGAGATTCCTACCGGGATTTTATATTCCGAGCTGTTTTATCGGCCGGAGGGATATGCGCAGATCGTAGGAGCTAAAGCGCTACATCCTCATTTTAAGCAGATCACGGCAGAGGATATACAGAGAAGCCATGAGACCGGCGTGATGGTCAATGTCTGGACGCCCAATACCGAAGAGGAGCTCGCGGACTGTATGGCGATGCAGGCAGACGGCATTATTACCAATTATCCCGATCGTGCGTTAGCGCTTAGCCGGGGAGAGTGA
- a CDS encoding aldose 1-epimerase gives MRMRWEGYEAIKLCAAGYTVMAVPELGAQVISLEKNGVPLLHAPENRQALEKASTSYGLPILFPPNRIDGGHFQAGGREYDFPVNEAARGNSLHGFLHTRPWQVGEITENTMTMQYEATEQSDFYAYYPHAFKAVLQYTLDEDGLHQLVTIENRSDRPMPVGLGFHSAFAVDAESRVRISAGKRILMSERMLPTGEVRALSEQEQRLRAEGLAATAWAMDDHYTAEPLAPSGFHGAVVERRKGRVFYEVDPFYQHWMIWNANQEGSFICLEPQNWRVNAPNLAAQGVSDEETGFCMLESGRSLQARARIWMENR, from the coding sequence ATGAGAATGCGATGGGAAGGCTATGAGGCGATAAAGCTTTGTGCCGCTGGATATACAGTGATGGCTGTGCCGGAGCTGGGTGCTCAGGTGATTTCTTTGGAGAAAAATGGGGTGCCCCTGCTGCATGCGCCTGAAAACAGACAGGCGCTGGAAAAGGCTTCGACATCCTATGGACTGCCGATTTTGTTTCCGCCCAATCGTATTGACGGCGGCCATTTTCAGGCGGGCGGCCGTGAGTATGATTTTCCGGTTAATGAGGCGGCACGAGGAAATTCGCTGCATGGCTTTTTGCACACAAGACCATGGCAGGTAGGGGAAATTACAGAAAATACGATGACTATGCAGTATGAAGCCACAGAGCAGAGTGATTTTTATGCCTATTATCCGCATGCCTTTAAAGCCGTGCTGCAGTATACGCTGGATGAAGATGGACTGCATCAGCTTGTCACAATTGAGAACAGGAGCGATCGGCCTATGCCGGTTGGCCTGGGCTTTCATTCTGCGTTTGCGGTTGATGCCGAGAGTCGTGTCCGCATTTCGGCAGGAAAACGGATTTTAATGAGTGAACGCATGCTGCCGACAGGGGAAGTGAGAGCGCTCAGTGAGCAGGAGCAGAGACTGCGAGCAGAAGGGCTTGCGGCGACGGCATGGGCTATGGACGATCATTATACAGCAGAGCCGCTGGCCCCGTCAGGATTTCATGGCGCTGTGGTTGAGCGCAGAAAAGGCCGGGTATTTTATGAAGTAGACCCCTTCTATCAGCATTGGATGATCTGGAATGCAAATCAGGAGGGAAGCTTTATCTGTCTGGAACCGCAGAACTGGCGCGTGAATGCGCCTAATCTGGCAGCCCAGGGAGTCAGCGATGAGGAAACAGGATTTTGCATGCTGGAAAGCGGCAGGAGCCTGCAGGCAAGAGCAAGAATTTGGATGGAAAACAGGTAA
- a CDS encoding response regulator transcription factor, with protein sequence MYEKILVVDDEVSIVDILKYNLEKEGYRPIPAYDGYEAMQLFEKEMPALVILDVMMPGADGFQVCRKIRESSNVPIIMLTARAEEMDTVLGLEMGADDYMTKPFSMRELMARIRTSLRRYSALTQQGEGGNESFTAGELILDVDRFAIRKRGKTVDLTQRETELLKFFMSRRGQVFSRAAILERVWGYEALGDERTVDVTIRRLREKIEDEASAPEYILTKRGVGYYFNDKMR encoded by the coding sequence ATGTATGAAAAGATACTCGTAGTAGATGATGAAGTGAGCATTGTCGATATTCTGAAATATAATTTAGAAAAAGAGGGCTATCGGCCGATTCCTGCGTATGATGGCTATGAGGCGATGCAGCTGTTTGAAAAGGAGATGCCGGCGCTGGTTATTTTGGATGTGATGATGCCGGGGGCAGACGGCTTTCAGGTGTGCCGCAAAATCCGTGAAAGCAGTAATGTACCGATTATTATGCTCACAGCGCGCGCCGAGGAGATGGATACTGTGCTGGGACTGGAAATGGGCGCAGATGATTATATGACAAAGCCCTTTAGTATGCGGGAGCTGATGGCCCGTATCCGCACCAGTCTGCGGCGCTACAGTGCGCTCACGCAGCAGGGTGAAGGCGGTAATGAGTCTTTTACGGCCGGAGAGCTGATTTTGGATGTAGACCGGTTTGCGATTCGCAAAAGAGGAAAAACCGTTGATTTGACGCAAAGAGAAACGGAGCTGCTAAAGTTTTTTATGAGCCGCCGCGGTCAGGTGTTTTCGCGGGCGGCGATTTTGGAACGGGTCTGGGGCTATGAAGCGCTGGGAGATGAGCGGACTGTCGATGTCACAATTCGGCGGCTGCGGGAAAAGATTGAGGATGAAGCCAGCGCTCCGGAATATATCTTAACGAAACGAGGCGTAGGCTATTATTTCAATGATAAAATGAGATAA
- a CDS encoding cell wall metabolism sensor histidine kinase WalK, with translation MGSIKWKMASLYMILVVTVLVGCGTLILFNLRSNAYEDAFKELEYTAERIVDVLSTENLTRGQEPQEIFGEILTALMLESMNTDVMAIGGKAVYLLDEEGQLLYSREGELTDAVLASRAVIDVRMGSSMQELYIHTAYDGQEKVADYALRFELAQSGKAYIILIRQSVGTIQESLKNAAYTIFISTLLGIVIAGVLGYFLAVNISGPILRLTRKTQELASGNLQIAETENADLKTEGDELAHLEHHFDHMAHELSGMILELQQMEQMQKDFVANVSHELRTPITTVKSYVETLLDMEAEDPQLVKRFLSVVSQESDRMAMLIADLLELSKLDSHQIELVKEPVELGELLRDNLQRCEWEAKKRSQCVRWIADGEDGDKAERMNGLPALPEEFWVPGEKRKIEQVFRNLLTNAMKYSPDGAMIEAGIYEEQGEVRVVIRDNGVGISAEDQKYIFDRFYRVDKARSRSMGGTGLGLSIAKEMMELHGGRIWVKSELGRGSQFWLAFPKEG, from the coding sequence ATGGGCAGCATCAAATGGAAAATGGCCAGTCTGTATATGATCCTGGTTGTGACCGTATTGGTCGGATGCGGTACGCTGATCTTATTTAACCTAAGAAGTAATGCATATGAGGACGCCTTTAAAGAGCTTGAATATACAGCAGAGCGAATCGTAGATGTGCTGTCTACGGAGAATTTGACGCGCGGCCAGGAACCGCAGGAGATTTTTGGGGAAATCTTAACGGCTTTGATGCTGGAGTCCATGAATACAGATGTCATGGCCATCGGCGGAAAAGCCGTCTATCTTTTAGACGAAGAAGGTCAGCTATTATACAGCCGGGAAGGAGAGCTGACGGATGCAGTGCTGGCCTCCCGGGCCGTCATTGATGTGCGTATGGGCAGTTCTATGCAGGAGCTGTATATCCATACGGCTTATGACGGACAGGAAAAGGTTGCCGATTATGCGCTGCGCTTTGAGCTTGCGCAAAGCGGAAAGGCGTATATTATTTTGATCCGGCAGTCGGTGGGCACCATACAGGAGAGCTTAAAAAATGCCGCCTATACCATCTTTATCAGTACTCTGCTGGGAATCGTGATTGCCGGCGTGCTGGGATATTTTTTAGCAGTCAACATATCAGGGCCTATTTTGCGGCTGACAAGAAAAACTCAGGAGCTGGCCTCCGGCAATCTGCAGATTGCCGAAACGGAAAATGCAGATCTAAAGACAGAGGGCGATGAATTGGCTCATTTGGAGCATCATTTTGATCATATGGCGCACGAGCTTTCCGGGATGATTTTGGAGCTGCAGCAGATGGAGCAGATGCAGAAGGATTTTGTGGCGAACGTATCCCACGAGCTGCGGACACCTATCACAACGGTAAAAAGCTATGTAGAAACGCTTTTGGATATGGAGGCAGAGGATCCCCAGCTTGTCAAGCGGTTCTTATCCGTGGTCAGTCAGGAATCAGACCGGATGGCTATGCTGATTGCTGACCTGCTGGAGCTTTCTAAGCTGGACTCTCATCAGATAGAGCTTGTCAAAGAGCCGGTAGAGCTTGGCGAGCTGCTGCGCGACAATCTGCAGCGCTGTGAATGGGAGGCGAAAAAACGCAGTCAGTGCGTCCGCTGGATTGCGGACGGGGAAGACGGCGATAAGGCGGAGCGCATGAACGGGTTGCCGGCGCTGCCGGAAGAGTTTTGGGTGCCAGGAGAAAAACGGAAGATTGAGCAAGTATTTAGAAATTTGCTGACTAACGCGATGAAATACAGCCCGGACGGAGCGATGATTGAGGCGGGCATCTATGAGGAGCAGGGCGAGGTCAGGGTGGTGATCCGGGATAATGGCGTTGGCATTAGCGCAGAGGATCAAAAGTATATTTTTGATCGCTTTTACCGGGTGGATAAAGCTAGATCAAGATCGATGGGAGGTACGGGACTGGGCCTTTCTATTGCGAAGGAGATGATGGAGCTGCACGGCGGCCGGATCTGGGTTAAAAGCGAGCTGGGAAGGGGCAGTCAGTTCTGGCTGGCATTTCCTAAGGAGGGATGA
- a CDS encoding UDP-N-acetylglucosamine 1-carboxyvinyltransferase, translating to MEKIIIHGQKPLHGEVVVSGSKNAAVAIMPAALLANDIVILENVPDIADIKNLVQIMQDMDVKVEYLDQHTLRIDSRYMHNGCVDSELVCKMRGSYYFLGVLLGRFKHAQVAFPGGCDFGVRPIDLHVKGFEALGAEVNTKTLIEMKARELVGTNIFLDVASVGATINIMMAAVLAKGTTVIENAAKEPHVVDTASFLNSMGADVKGAGTDVIRIRGVQKLHGSEYAIIPDQIEAGTYMMASAVTGGDVTITNLIPRHMDSISAKLREIGVSVMERDESIRVVGSEHMKPTKIKTLPYPGFPTDMQPQMMVLLSMIPGTSMINESIFDSRFRYVEQLKRLGAKIDVEGHIAVIEGVDQLQGGEVQATDLRAGAAMVLAGLAAEGSTVISNVGYIDRGYEGMVDKLTKLGACIDRINDDDPGLHPAEEHAG from the coding sequence TTGGAAAAGATCATAATTCACGGGCAAAAGCCGCTGCATGGCGAGGTAGTCGTCAGCGGTTCCAAAAACGCGGCTGTAGCAATTATGCCGGCGGCGCTTTTGGCAAATGATATAGTTATATTAGAAAATGTTCCTGATATCGCAGATATTAAAAATCTGGTTCAGATTATGCAGGACATGGACGTCAAGGTAGAGTATTTGGATCAGCATACGCTGCGGATTGACAGTCGATATATGCACAATGGTTGTGTGGATTCAGAGCTTGTATGTAAAATGCGGGGCTCTTATTATTTCTTAGGGGTATTGCTGGGCCGATTTAAGCATGCGCAGGTAGCGTTTCCCGGCGGATGTGATTTTGGAGTCCGTCCCATTGATCTGCATGTAAAAGGCTTTGAAGCGCTGGGAGCGGAGGTTAATACCAAGACGCTGATCGAAATGAAGGCGCGGGAGCTCGTGGGGACCAATATCTTTTTGGATGTGGCCAGCGTGGGTGCGACGATCAATATTATGATGGCTGCCGTTTTGGCCAAAGGAACAACGGTGATTGAGAATGCGGCTAAGGAGCCGCATGTGGTGGATACGGCCAGCTTTTTAAACAGCATGGGAGCTGATGTAAAGGGAGCCGGTACCGATGTGATCCGTATCCGCGGCGTACAGAAGCTGCATGGGTCAGAGTATGCGATTATCCCAGATCAGATTGAGGCTGGCACCTATATGATGGCCAGTGCCGTTACCGGAGGCGATGTGACGATTACAAATCTGATCCCGCGGCATATGGATTCTATTTCTGCGAAGCTTCGCGAGATTGGCGTTTCGGTAATGGAGAGGGATGAGAGCATCCGGGTGGTAGGTAGTGAGCATATGAAGCCGACCAAAATTAAAACGCTTCCTTATCCGGGCTTTCCTACGGATATGCAGCCGCAGATGATGGTGCTTTTGTCCATGATCCCGGGAACCAGTATGATTAACGAGAGCATTTTTGATTCGCGCTTCCGCTATGTAGAGCAGCTGAAGCGTCTGGGCGCCAAAATAGATGTGGAGGGTCATATTGCCGTGATTGAAGGCGTGGATCAGCTGCAGGGCGGAGAGGTGCAGGCCACAGACCTGCGCGCCGGCGCTGCTATGGTGCTGGCAGGACTTGCCGCAGAGGGCAGTACGGTCATTTCAAATGTAGGATATATCGACAGAGGCTATGAAGGTATGGTGGATAAGCTGACAAAGCTGGGGGCCTGCATCGACCGAATTAATGATGACGACCCGGGACTTCATCCGGCGGAGGAGCATGCCGGCTGA
- the rlmH gene encoding 23S rRNA (pseudouridine(1915)-N(3))-methyltransferase RlmH, with the protein MQITLITVGKIKEKYLREAIAEYEKRLSRYGKLKMIEVADEKTPDDAGALQEEKIRDKEGERILKQLPEDAYVITLEIEGQMLDSVQFSKKMEQLGIQGRSHLCFVIGGSIGLAKAVRQRSDYALSFSKMTFPHQLMRVILLEQIYRAYRIQMNEPYHK; encoded by the coding sequence ATGCAAATTACATTGATTACTGTGGGAAAGATCAAAGAGAAATACCTGCGTGAGGCCATAGCCGAATATGAAAAACGGCTTAGCCGGTATGGCAAGCTAAAGATGATCGAGGTGGCCGATGAAAAAACGCCGGACGATGCGGGAGCGCTGCAGGAGGAGAAAATCCGCGACAAAGAGGGAGAGCGCATTTTAAAACAGCTGCCGGAGGACGCTTATGTGATCACATTAGAAATTGAAGGCCAGATGCTGGATTCAGTGCAATTTTCTAAAAAAATGGAGCAGCTTGGCATCCAGGGCAGGAGCCATCTCTGTTTTGTGATCGGCGGCTCTATTGGTTTGGCAAAGGCAGTGCGGCAGCGCTCGGATTATGCACTCAGCTTTTCTAAAATGACATTTCCCCATCAGCTGATGCGTGTGATCCTGTTAGAGCAAATTTATCGGGCTTACCGCATTCAGATGAACGAGCCCTATCATAAATGA
- a CDS encoding FAD-dependent oxidoreductase, translated as MKVLVIGGVAAGTKAAAKLKRTDRSAQVTLITKDQHISYAGCGLPYYVGGLIENQEELIVNTPAKYAALTGVEVLTRREAISLNPQTKTVLARNLETEAKEEYSYDACVIAVGASAAVPPVPGTELAGVFTMRTPEDAVNLRAYISAKGAKRALVVGAGFIGLEAAENLKAQHLSVTALELAPQIMPGVLDEEMAAYAKKHLQKMGIRIMTGTSLISLEGEEAVSGAQTSGGRIPADVVVLATGIRPNTDFLKDSGLAMEKGLIVTDEKLRTNLPDVYAAGDCAQVHNRLTGKPQWSPMGSSANYEGRTLAQVIGGNDKTYAGVLGTGVVRLPQLNAGRTGLTEVQAKAEGYDAISALCVTEDKAHYYPDAAFFVTKLVADRGSHRLLGAQVLGPGSVDKMIDIAAVGISMEAALEDFENMDLAYAPPFSTAIHPFVQAIYVLQNKLSGELESMTPAEYASGAAKGYTVLDVSKAPSIPGARYVNLNQVNGPLEGIEKDEKLLLVCTRGKRAYFLQNRLKQYGYTHTRVLEGSTFFNDVKVEGVKASVSAEDITRVKALGFLRDKRTADCFNGRVITRNGKITTEESRAIAEAAEKFGSGEITMTSRLTMEIQGVPYENIEPLREYLAQYGLETGGTGSKVRPVVSCKGTTCQYGLIDTFDLSEKIHERFYHGYSSVKLPHKFKIAVGGCPNNCVKPDLNDLGIIGQRVPEINLEKCRGCKVCQVENNCPIQVAQMADGKITIDPDSCNHCGRCLGKCPFHAVEGYTNGYKIYIGGRWGKRVAQGRPLEKIFTSEDEVLDVIEKAILLFREQGNTGERFSDTIARLGFENVQEQLLGDELLSRKEENLAAQKHLKGGATC; from the coding sequence ATGAAAGTATTAGTCATCGGTGGAGTAGCCGCCGGCACCAAAGCAGCGGCCAAGCTGAAAAGAACGGACCGCAGCGCACAGGTTACCCTGATTACAAAGGACCAGCATATTTCCTATGCGGGCTGCGGCCTGCCCTATTATGTGGGCGGCCTTATCGAAAATCAGGAGGAGCTCATCGTCAATACGCCGGCAAAGTATGCCGCGCTTACAGGGGTGGAGGTGCTCACACGCCGGGAGGCGATAAGCCTGAATCCGCAGACCAAAACAGTGCTTGCGCGCAATCTGGAGACAGAGGCCAAAGAAGAGTACAGCTATGACGCCTGTGTGATAGCCGTGGGCGCTTCTGCGGCCGTGCCGCCGGTTCCGGGCACAGAGCTTGCGGGTGTGTTTACGATGCGCACGCCTGAGGATGCGGTCAATCTGCGCGCTTATATCAGCGCCAAGGGCGCAAAACGGGCGCTGGTGGTCGGAGCAGGCTTTATCGGCTTGGAGGCGGCTGAGAATCTCAAGGCACAGCATCTTTCTGTTACGGCTCTGGAGCTTGCGCCGCAGATCATGCCGGGCGTGCTGGATGAGGAGATGGCGGCCTATGCTAAAAAGCATCTGCAGAAAATGGGAATTCGCATAATGACAGGCACCTCTTTGATAAGTCTTGAAGGAGAGGAAGCGGTGAGCGGCGCCCAGACGAGCGGCGGAAGAATTCCGGCAGATGTAGTTGTGCTGGCTACCGGCATCCGGCCGAATACGGACTTTTTGAAGGACAGCGGCTTGGCGATGGAAAAGGGACTGATTGTAACGGACGAAAAGCTGCGGACCAATCTGCCGGATGTGTATGCGGCCGGAGACTGTGCGCAGGTGCATAACCGGCTTACCGGGAAGCCTCAGTGGTCGCCTATGGGCTCCTCCGCTAATTATGAGGGGCGCACACTGGCGCAGGTGATCGGCGGAAATGACAAGACGTATGCCGGTGTATTAGGAACCGGCGTAGTGAGACTGCCACAGCTGAATGCCGGCAGGACGGGGCTGACAGAGGTGCAGGCTAAGGCAGAGGGATATGATGCAATCAGCGCTTTGTGCGTGACAGAGGATAAGGCGCATTATTATCCGGATGCGGCTTTCTTTGTGACCAAGCTGGTGGCAGACCGGGGCAGCCATAGACTGCTGGGCGCTCAGGTGCTGGGCCCGGGCAGTGTGGATAAGATGATTGATATTGCAGCAGTGGGTATTTCGATGGAAGCAGCGCTGGAGGATTTTGAGAACATGGATCTGGCGTATGCACCGCCGTTTTCCACAGCGATTCATCCGTTTGTACAGGCCATTTATGTGCTGCAGAATAAGCTCAGCGGAGAGCTTGAAAGCATGACGCCGGCAGAGTATGCCAGCGGGGCGGCAAAGGGCTATACAGTGCTGGATGTCAGCAAGGCGCCGAGCATCCCCGGTGCGCGGTATGTGAATCTGAATCAGGTAAACGGACCGCTGGAGGGGATCGAAAAGGATGAAAAGCTGCTGCTCGTGTGTACCCGAGGCAAACGGGCCTATTTCTTGCAAAACCGCTTAAAGCAGTATGGCTATACTCATACACGCGTACTGGAAGGTTCTACATTCTTTAATGATGTGAAAGTAGAGGGCGTAAAAGCCAGTGTGTCGGCGGAGGATATTACGAGAGTTAAGGCACTGGGCTTTTTACGCGATAAGCGTACGGCCGACTGCTTTAATGGCCGCGTGATTACGAGAAACGGCAAGATCACAACGGAGGAAAGCAGAGCGATCGCGGAGGCTGCTGAAAAGTTCGGCAGCGGAGAGATTACGATGACCTCCCGCCTGACCATGGAGATTCAGGGTGTTCCCTATGAAAATATCGAGCCGCTGCGCGAGTATCTGGCGCAGTATGGGCTGGAGACCGGCGGTACGGGCTCTAAGGTGCGCCCGGTGGTTTCCTGTAAGGGCACGACCTGTCAATACGGCCTGATCGATACCTTTGATCTGTCAGAAAAAATTCATGAGCGCTTTTATCATGGCTATAGCAGCGTCAAGCTGCCGCATAAGTTTAAAATTGCCGTTGGCGGCTGCCCAAATAACTGTGTAAAACCAGATCTGAATGATCTGGGGATTATCGGACAGCGCGTGCCGGAAATCAATCTGGAGAAGTGCCGCGGCTGCAAGGTGTGTCAGGTGGAAAATAACTGCCCCATTCAGGTAGCGCAGATGGCGGACGGCAAGATCACGATTGATCCGGACAGCTGCAACCACTGCGGACGCTGTCTGGGCAAATGTCCGTTCCATGCAGTAGAGGGCTATACAAATGGATATAAGATCTATATCGGCGGGCGCTGGGGCAAGAGAGTGGCGCAGGGACGGCCGCTTGAGAAAATTTTCACCAGTGAGGACGAGGTGCTGGATGTGATCGAAAAGGCGATCTTGCTATTCCGTGAACAGGGAAATACAGGAGAGCGCTTCTCCGATACGATTGCCCGGCTGGGATTTGAAAATGTGCAGGAGCAGCTGCTCGGTGATGAGCTGCTGAGCCGCAAAGAGGAAAATCTGGCGGCGCAGAAGCATTTAAAGGGTGGTGCAACCTGCTAA